In Pleuronectes platessa chromosome 5, fPlePla1.1, whole genome shotgun sequence, a single genomic region encodes these proteins:
- the rsf1a gene encoding remodeling and spacing factor 1 isoform X2 — protein MAAPAVVRSSGPALCPSFAEVCSFLERYGATLDLPEMTFSQMERYLRDTTAVPKPLVELHVKLLRKLGRSVTTDRWERYLAKVCQELNSTWAWELEQKGYQDLSMECKSSILKFLCECQFDDNLKFKMAINEEEPEKMRLQPIGRDQQGLMYWLQFDHEQNIRLYTEEQDDLDGSTWQCIVRNRNDLAEALDLLKSQISPGLNPEPDQSQAGSRSNSPTEKGAGDEVIGSTDPKPSKTTEEPAERETLDPTKEEKPLRPELKEEQMQSTEGENTDAEVKEKRTDHKPPVFDNRVSTITTIVKSESRETDAPKNAVSVVMAPGTTVIKQEVNKEEEAGRAVVRSSQQAKIPLKKRELKLAESYQSSHLNNSSSSIIVCNPSVIQSKDSHRREGKLLNSVAPPCAPSMSQQQQLVVSAAKQELTNGRASVLLPHKDGQNGVIGVIGQVGVIGHIGVIRSPSERHRAPGAEQQEPNGPSVDHWSTRGVEEEREVSRQSVLVRKGPVEGDTSASAAAALPPRVAKEAQTPGKLLMTSSKSDQAPKAVEREVEAVCISSLTQATEEPKRQPTEDLCKKATEEPSEKRTESGPSSRHQKEDDVEEREGRRREVSGTEEGSKDNNDQSKSTLGKMEAESGGAAPPLKVEQRDENDHLDHKGDGVNDELAAQVRVKDTGLRSEGKQGPLEEASSELQKEGIRLKIKIPPHRRNKLRKGGKEGEKEREQEAQEDGRQLRRSTRICRSSALPTCRPSSKVAESQRKKPQKKQELPSRTKEGEEEEEEDDEEEDEEEQGSAPKKDIQAEVAGQIRKQRGKRRHRRPRWSNMRSKRRKLNEGREAEDGGRKPEDEESEGGSDSEESCKSEEIPIEDACSHCGLPNHPELILLCDSCDSGYHTACLRPPLMLIPDGQWFCPPCQHKLLCEKLEEHLLNLDSALKKKDRAERRRERLVYVGISVENIIPEGNEEPEEKSTKKKDPKKSKNLGRRSTRTRKNISYRFDDFDDAIDEAIEEDITDLCAGTERSKNITPILPGDRKESQRPIRSQAHAVRSRKKRRLNDLESDSTAAESEDEFQLSNSSDDEDFGATGADEDEEEEAGSEVGSWDSATRPKRPLRAAPKQRPSKTQRRGRKRQRRRRRHSSEEEEEETEEEMDSDQYSDMSDSEADKKRRGLRRGQRQQVNYRETSESSDNSKASAGEKVAAGGRPRRERLSSDFSDVSRSSRDSVDEEDYEDEDDQRRRVSRSRKEEKDQLRSRMKEKRRRHQEDDRERGSRLKRKLLEKEEDKRRRLKRTHREEEDMEKMGRGKRREILSQQRRRRLAQMLKKRRPSTDDDDEEESDSSDSSSEEDRPVRKRLNRIDSDDDDEEKEEEEEEEGRQKVTTKKSSSVERRSDSEAQEKGRGHSLSPSNRHRISRDPVKPGGGSHTEPRDSEASARQGKLNGPSHPDQEEEEEEEEEEEEQEQEEEEEQQEEEEEEEGEEGGKTDSLNSVQNSPQS, from the exons ATGGCTGCTCCGGCGGTGGTGAGGAGCTCCGGCCCGGCGCTGTGCCCGAGCTTCGCGGAGGTCTGCTCGTTCCTGGAGCGGTACGGAGCGACGCTGGATCTGCCCGAGATGACTTTCTCGCAGATGGAGCGGTATCTGCGGGACACGACGGCAG tcCCTAAACCGCTCGTGGAGCTTCACGTGAAGCTGCTCAGAAAACTTGGGAGGTCTGTAACGACAGACCGCTGGGAGAGGTACCTGGCTAAG GTTTGCCAGGAGCTGAACAGTACTTGGGCGTGGGAGCTGGAACAGAAGGGCTACCAGGACCTGTCCATGGAGTGCAAGTCGAGCATCCTAAAA tTTCTGTGCGAGTGTCAGTTTGATGACAACCTGAAGTTCAAGATGGCGATTAATGAGGAGGAACCAGAGAAGATGCGTCTGCAGCCGATAGGTCGGGACCAACAGGGCCTGATGTACTGGCTTCAGTTTGACCACGAGCAGAACATCCGGCTGTACACGGAGGAGCAGGACGACCTGGACGGATCCACCTGGCAATGCATAGTCAG GAATCGTAACGATCTGGCTGAAGCTCTGGACCTGTTGAAGTCTCAGATCAGTCCAGGCCTGAATCCTGAACCAGACCAGAGCCAGGCTGGATCCAGGAGCAACAGCCCCACAGAGAAAGGTGCAG GGGATGAGGTAATAGGAAGCACTGACCCCAAACCCTCCAAGACCACAGAGGAACCCGCTGAGAGAGAGACGCTTGACCCCACAAAGGAAGAGAAACCCCTCAGACCAG AGCTAAAGGAGGAGCAGATGCAGTCAACAGAGGGGGAGAACACAGACGCTGAGGTAAAAGAAAAGAGGACGGACCACAAACCCCCTGTGTTCGATAATCGGGTCAGCACCATCACCACCATTGTCAAATCTGAATCCAGGGAAACCGACGCCCCCAAAAACGCTGTGTCGGTTGTAATGGCACCAGGCACGACTGtgataaaacaggaagttaacaaggaagaggaggcagggcGGGCCGTGGTCAGGAGCAGCCAGCAGGCAAAGATACcactgaagaagagagagcTGAAGCTGGCAGAGAGCTACCAGAGCAGCCAccttaacaacagcagcagcagtattaTAGTTTGTAACCCCTCAGTGATCCAGAGCAAGGACAGTCACAGAAGAGAGGGGAAGTTACTGAACTCAGTAGCACCCCCTTGTGCTCCCTCGAtgtcacaacagcagcagttaGTGGTCAGTGCAGCCAAGCAAGAACTGACGAATGGGAGAGCGTCGGTGCTCCTGCCTCACAAAGACGGACAGAATGGAGTCATAGGGGTCATAGGTCAAGTCGGTGTAATAGGTCATATAGGGGTTATCCGCAGTCCGTCCGAGCGTCACAGAGCCCCGGGCGCCGAACAACAGGAACCAAACGGGCCGAGTGTCGACCACTGGAGCACCAgaggtgtggaggaggagcgggaggtGAGCCGGCAGTCCGTGCTGGTGAGGAAAGGACCTGTTGAAGGTGACACGTCGGCCTCAGCTGCCGCCGCTCTCCCTCCTCGTGTGGCAAAGGAGGCTCAGACACCCGGGAAGCTACTAATGACATCTTCAAAGTCTGATCAAGCTCCTAAAGCTGTAGAGAGAGAAGTGGAAGCTGTTTGCATTTCTTCACTGACTCAGGCCACAGAGGAACCCAAGAGACAGCCGACAGAAGACCTGTGCAAAAAAGCAACAGAGGAACCATCggagaagaggacagagagtgGGCCCAGCAGTCGTCACCAGAAAGAGGATGAcgtggaagagagggaggggaggagacgaGAAGTGTCTGGGACAGAGGAAGGAAGTAAGGATAACAATGACCAGAGTAAGAGCACCTTGGGGAAGATGGAGGCAGAATCAGGGGGCGCCGCTCCTCCTCTAAAAGTTGAACAGAGAGATGAAAACGACCACCTGGACCACAAGGGAGATGGGGTCAATGATGAGCTGGCTGCCCAGGTCAGGGTTAAGGACACTGGGCTGCGGTCAGAGGGGAAGCAGGGTCCCCTGGAGGAGGCATCCTCCGAACTCCAGAAAGAAGGAATCAGGCTGAAGATTAAGATTCCTCCTCACAGGAGAAACAAGTTAAGGAAAGGTGgaaaagagggggagaaggagagggagcaggaggccCAAGAGGACGGGAGGCAGCTGAGGAGATCAACCAGGATTTGCAG ATCATCTGCTTTGCCAACCTGCAGGCCGAGCTCGAAGGTGGCAGAGAGCCAGAGGaagaaaccacaaaaaaaacaggaactgCCCTCCAGAacaaaggaaggagaggaggaggaggaggaggatgatgaagaagaggatgaagaggagcagggcTCAGCTCCAAAGAAAGACATACAAGCAGAAGTGGCCGGGCAAATTAGAAAACAAAGG GGCAAACGAAGGCACCGACGCCCCCGATGGTCCAACATGCGCTCGAAGAGACGTAAGCTGAATGAGGGGAGGGAGGCGGAGGACGGAGGGAGGAAACCAGAAGAcgaggagagcgagggagggagcgaCTCAGAAGAATCGTGTAAATCAGAGGAGATTCCCATTGAGGATGCCTGTAGTCACTGTGGCCTGCCCAACCACCCTGAACTG atctTGCTGTGTGACTCTTGTGACAGTGGATACCACACGGCCTGTCTGCGTCCACCGCTCATGTTGATTCCAGATGGACAGTGGTTCTGTCCGCCCTGTCAACAt AAACTGTTGTGTGAGAAACTGGAGGAGCATCTGCTGAATCTGGACAGTGCCCTGAAGAaaaaagacagagcagagaggag GAGGGAGCGTCTGGTCTATGTGGGAATCAGTGTGGAGAACATCATTCCT GAGGGGAACGAGGAGCCGGAAGAGAAGTCCACAAAGAAGAAAGATCCCAAAAAGAGCAAAAATCTGGGCCGAAGATCGACCAGGACCAGGAAGAACATCAGctacag GTTTGACGACTTTGACGATGCGATCGATGAGGCCATAGAGGAAGACATCACTGACCTCTGTGCTG GAACCGAGCGCAGCAAAAACATCACGCCCATCCTGCCAGGGGACAGGAAGGAGAGCCAGCGGCCAATCAGGAGCCAAGCTCACGCTgtcaggagcaggaagaagaggaggctgaaCGATCTGGAGAGCGACAGCACAGCAGCCGAGAGTGAAGATGAGTTCCAGCTCAGCAAcag CTCCGACGATGAAGATTTCGGTGCAACGGGGgcggatgaggatgaggaggaggaggccggcaGCGAGGTGGGCAGCTGGGACAGTGCGACCCGCCCCAAGCGGCCGCTGAGAGCGGCGCCCAAACAACGACCCAGCAAGACCCAACGCAGGGGGAGGAAACGACAGAGGCGGCGGCGGAGACACTCctccgaggaagaggaggaggaaactgaaGAGGAAATGG ACTCTGATCAGTACAGTGACATGTCTGACAGTGAAGCTGATAAAAAGAGGCGGGGCCTGAGGCGCGGCCAGCGGCAGCAGGTCAACTACCGCGAGACGTCCGAGTCGTCGGACAACTCCAAGGCCTCGGCCGGCGAGAAGGTGGCAGCCGGCGGGCGGCCGCGCAGGGAGCGACTCTCCAGCGACTTCAGTGACG tgtcACGTTCTTCCAGAGACTCCGTGGACGAGGAGGATTATGAAGACGAAGATGACCAGAGACGAAGAGTGAGCCGGAGtagaaaggaggagaaagaccAGCTGAGGAGCAGGATGAAGGAAAAGCGGAGGAGACACCAAGAagacgacagagagagagggagtcggCTGAAAAGGAAACtgctggagaaggaggaggacaagcGGAGGAGATTaaagaggacacacagagaagaggaggacatGGAGAAGATgggcagagggaagaggagagagattcTGTCCCAGCAGCGGCGCCGGCGACTCGCTCAGATGCTGAAGAAACGACGGCCTTCGACAGACGATGACGATGAGGAGGAGTCTGACTCGTCCGACTCTTCATCGGAGGAGGATCGTCCCGTCCGCAAAAGACTCAACCGCATCGACtcggatgatgatgatgaggaaaaagaagaggaagaggaagaggagggaagacaGAAGGTGACGACCAAGAAGTCTTCATCAGTAGAGAGGAGGTCGGACAGCGAGGCTCAGGAAAAGGGGAGGGGCCACAGCTTGTCTCCGTCAAACAGACACCGGATCTCCAGAGACCCAGTGAAGCCCGGGGGGGGAAGTCACACAGAACCCAGGGACAGTGAAGCTTCAGCCAGGCAGGGCAAGCTCAACGGCCCCTCCCATCCagaccaggaggaagaggaggaggaggaggaggaagaggaggagcaagagcaggaggaggaggaggagcagcaagaagaggaggaggaggaggagggggaggaggggggcaaGACAGACTCATTAAACTCTGTCCAGAACAGTCCGCAGTCATGA